The proteins below are encoded in one region of Thioalkalivibrio sp. K90mix:
- a CDS encoding class I SAM-dependent methyltransferase: MTLQIRAEPGQEARAGEIDRDLQAHGYRHLGAPLVLEVGADGLSLIREEGRRELRLHLDFATGRQGYRLAHSGRQREGLIRAMGNIPRDSHVVDATAGLGRDTLLLAAHGFRVDAWERHPVVYLLLADALQRAAHDEALAPIVERITLHAGLAAPGTLSTPPVAAVFDPMFPERAKRAAVKKDMQLTQALMEGDPDPEPETTLQTLRNAATRRVVVKRPLHAPALGPDTPQGSVRGKSVRFDVYAPTAQS, from the coding sequence GTGACGCTTCAAATCCGCGCAGAACCCGGGCAGGAGGCCCGAGCCGGGGAGATCGACCGCGACCTGCAAGCCCATGGCTATCGTCACCTGGGCGCACCCCTGGTACTGGAGGTCGGCGCGGACGGGCTGTCGCTGATCCGCGAGGAGGGCCGGCGCGAACTGCGTCTGCATCTGGACTTTGCCACCGGCCGTCAGGGGTATCGTCTGGCGCACAGCGGGCGCCAGCGAGAGGGCCTGATCCGGGCCATGGGCAATATCCCGCGGGACAGCCATGTGGTAGACGCCACGGCGGGCCTGGGGCGCGATACGCTGCTGCTGGCCGCGCACGGCTTCCGCGTGGACGCCTGGGAACGCCACCCGGTCGTCTACCTGCTGCTGGCGGATGCCCTGCAGCGCGCCGCCCATGACGAGGCGCTGGCCCCGATCGTCGAGCGCATCACGCTGCACGCGGGCCTGGCCGCGCCGGGCACCCTGAGCACGCCGCCCGTCGCCGCCGTATTCGATCCCATGTTCCCGGAGCGGGCCAAGCGCGCCGCGGTCAAGAAGGACATGCAGCTGACCCAGGCCCTGATGGAGGGCGACCCGGATCCCGAGCCGGAAACCACACTGCAGACGCTGCGCAACGCGGCCACGCGACGGGTCGTCGTCAAGCGGCCCCTGCATGCCCCTGCCCTGGGTCCCGACACGCCCCAGGGCAGCGTCAGGGGCAAGAGCGTGCGTTTCGACGTCTACGCACCCACCGCGCAATCCTGA
- a CDS encoding SlyX family protein, whose protein sequence is MSSADPSRTDHELIARIEALEVRLAHQEYTQEVQARVQHALQQDNQELRRQLQWLRDRLRELEDQGGSPGADNEPPPPHY, encoded by the coding sequence ATGTCGTCAGCTGATCCATCCCGCACCGACCACGAACTCATCGCGCGGATCGAGGCGCTGGAGGTTCGCCTGGCCCATCAGGAGTACACCCAGGAAGTGCAGGCTCGCGTCCAGCACGCGCTACAGCAGGACAACCAGGAACTGCGCCGCCAGCTCCAGTGGCTCCGCGACCGGTTGCGGGAACTCGAGGACCAGGGTGGCAGTCCTGGAGCCGACAACGAGCCGCCTCCGCCGCACTACTGA
- a CDS encoding D-2-hydroxyacid dehydrogenase, with amino-acid sequence MTELRHGVFLDLSTVDRDDLDLAPLREALPEWDLHPRTEADDIAARIANAEVVVTNKVVLDESRLGTAANLKLVCAAATGTNNIDVAAANRLGITVSNARDYATDSVVQHVFALLLTLVTRLDDYRADIRAGHWSASDQFCLLDHPIRTLAGMRLGIIGYGVLGQATARVARAFGMQVQVAASLRKAVPSPADDAYRIPLPELLATSDVVSLHCPLSPETRNLIDDNALRQMPPGAILLNTARGGLVDPEALARHLHEGHLGGAGIDVLEPEPPPADHPLLAADIPNLVLTPHTAWAARSARQRVIEEIAANIRSFAQGQPRHVVS; translated from the coding sequence ATGACTGAACTGCGACACGGGGTATTTCTCGACCTGTCCACGGTGGATCGTGACGACCTGGACCTCGCCCCCCTGCGCGAGGCCCTCCCCGAGTGGGATCTGCACCCGCGCACAGAGGCAGATGACATCGCCGCCCGCATTGCGAATGCCGAGGTGGTGGTCACGAACAAGGTGGTACTGGACGAGTCACGTCTGGGCACCGCCGCAAACCTCAAGCTGGTCTGTGCCGCGGCCACCGGCACCAACAATATCGATGTTGCCGCTGCAAACCGGCTGGGCATCACCGTCAGCAACGCGCGCGACTACGCAACGGACTCCGTGGTACAGCATGTATTTGCCCTGCTGCTGACGCTGGTCACGCGGCTGGACGACTACCGCGCCGATATCCGCGCCGGCCACTGGAGCGCCTCCGACCAGTTCTGCCTGCTGGACCATCCGATCCGGACCCTGGCTGGCATGCGCCTGGGCATCATCGGCTACGGCGTACTGGGGCAGGCCACGGCACGCGTCGCCCGGGCCTTCGGCATGCAGGTCCAAGTGGCCGCAAGCCTGCGGAAGGCAGTGCCCTCGCCCGCGGATGACGCGTATCGAATCCCGCTGCCGGAGCTGCTTGCGACCAGCGACGTGGTCAGCCTGCATTGCCCGCTGTCGCCCGAGACGCGCAACCTGATCGATGACAACGCTCTGCGGCAGATGCCACCGGGGGCAATCCTGCTCAATACCGCCCGGGGCGGTCTGGTCGATCCCGAGGCCCTCGCACGGCATCTGCACGAGGGACATTTGGGTGGTGCCGGCATCGACGTCCTGGAGCCCGAGCCCCCACCCGCGGACCACCCCCTGCTGGCAGCGGACATCCCGAACCTCGTGCTGACCCCGCATACGGCCTGGGCGGCTCGCAGTGCCCGCCAGCGCGTGATCGAGGAGATCGCGGCCAACATCCGCTCTTTCGCCCAGGGACAGCCCCGCCATGTCGTCAGCTGA
- a CDS encoding Bax inhibitor-1/YccA family protein, with protein sequence MSRDQIVRSSRNPSSTGSISETISTNKVIRQTYMLLSVTLAFSAVMAFVAMAVGAPAVHWLVLLAVLIGGPFAIHAARNSALGLVLTFAFTGVLGFFLGPILSMYLGLPNGPQIVGNAFTATAVAFVALSGYALATKKDFSFLGGFLVVGLIVALLAIVANLFLAIPALSLTISAAVVLLLSAAILFDTSRMIHDPEANYIMMTVSLYANLYVMFLHLLNLFHAFMGDN encoded by the coding sequence GTGTCCCGAGACCAGATCGTTCGCTCGAGTCGCAACCCGTCCAGTACCGGTTCCATCAGCGAGACCATCTCGACCAACAAGGTCATCCGACAGACCTACATGCTGCTGTCGGTCACCCTGGCGTTCAGCGCGGTGATGGCCTTTGTGGCAATGGCCGTGGGCGCCCCGGCGGTGCACTGGCTGGTCCTGCTGGCCGTGCTGATTGGCGGTCCGTTTGCCATCCATGCCGCGCGCAATTCCGCGCTCGGGCTGGTGCTGACCTTCGCCTTCACCGGCGTGTTGGGCTTCTTCCTCGGCCCGATCCTGAGCATGTACCTGGGCCTGCCCAATGGCCCGCAGATCGTCGGCAATGCCTTTACCGCCACGGCGGTCGCCTTTGTCGCGCTGTCCGGCTACGCCCTGGCCACCAAGAAGGACTTCAGCTTCCTGGGTGGCTTCCTGGTGGTCGGCCTGATCGTCGCCCTGCTCGCGATCGTCGCCAACCTCTTCCTGGCGATCCCGGCGCTGTCGCTGACCATCTCGGCGGCCGTGGTGCTGCTGCTGTCGGCGGCGATCCTGTTCGACACCAGCCGCATGATCCACGACCCGGAGGCCAACTACATCATGATGACGGTCTCGCTGTACGCGAACCTCTACGTGATGTTCCTCCACCTGCTGAACCTGTTCCACGCCTTCATGGGCGACAACTAA
- a CDS encoding SulP family inorganic anion transporter, whose product MNSILLRIFPFLSWRPTKETLNADLIAGISVALVLIPQSMAYAQLAGLPPVYGLYASLLPVMVAALWGSSNQLATGPVAVVSLLTASALVPLAAEGSSEFIMLAIALALIVGVIQLVMGLFKLGALVSFISHPVIVGFTNAAAIIIGLSQINKLLGVPIDTSGHFLLGLWGVVLELGHTHWPTLAFGLGAIALMVGMKRVTPKIPGVLVAVVVTILISWLIGYERKADTTLAQIAPSELVELAQQIEEKRSQAADLDDRVRELEVEIQEAARGDAPALRFQQEQAELQRDELRAELVPLRDELRNTTLRRLPATDDEPERFIADDHLTDAERERAERTAWRIERVDGDEVSLNGGGAVVGNVPQGLPSITAPEITFGTITTLLTTAFVIALVGFTEAIAIAKAMAARTGQRLDPSKELMGQGLANIAGGFTQGYPVSGSFSRSAVNLNSGARTGLASVFTAVIIGIALLFLTPLIYHLPQSVLAAIIMMAVVGLINFKAIKHAWVANKHDGAAAVVTFIATLAMAPNLDYGILMGAGLAIVLYLYRTMQPRVCELARFEDGTLREAQRYGLETNEKVGLMRFDGSLYFANVPYFEDAVLDLIARHPQAKYLIVVGKGINEIDASGEEVIHQLVHRLKARGITLVFAGVKAQVLEVMQRTGLEDIIGKDNIFKSTDHAVKEISERVGEPIK is encoded by the coding sequence ATGAATTCGATCCTGCTGCGCATCTTTCCGTTCCTGAGCTGGCGCCCCACCAAGGAAACGCTCAACGCGGATCTGATCGCCGGGATCTCGGTGGCCCTGGTCCTGATTCCGCAATCCATGGCCTATGCGCAGCTGGCCGGCCTGCCTCCGGTATACGGGCTCTATGCCTCGCTGCTGCCGGTGATGGTGGCCGCGCTGTGGGGTTCCTCGAATCAGCTCGCTACCGGCCCGGTCGCAGTGGTATCCCTGCTGACGGCATCGGCCCTGGTGCCGCTTGCGGCCGAGGGCTCCTCCGAATTCATCATGCTGGCAATCGCACTGGCCCTGATCGTGGGCGTGATCCAGCTGGTCATGGGCCTGTTCAAGCTAGGTGCGCTGGTCAGCTTCATCTCCCACCCGGTGATCGTCGGTTTTACCAACGCCGCCGCGATCATCATCGGGCTGTCCCAGATCAACAAGCTGCTGGGGGTCCCGATCGACACCTCCGGCCACTTCCTCCTGGGTCTCTGGGGCGTCGTACTGGAACTGGGCCACACCCACTGGCCCACCCTCGCCTTTGGCCTGGGCGCGATCGCGCTGATGGTTGGCATGAAGCGCGTCACCCCGAAGATTCCGGGCGTGCTGGTCGCAGTGGTCGTCACCATCCTGATCTCCTGGCTGATCGGGTACGAGCGCAAGGCCGACACGACGCTGGCTCAGATCGCACCGAGCGAGCTGGTCGAACTCGCCCAGCAGATCGAAGAGAAGCGGTCGCAAGCGGCCGATCTGGACGACCGCGTGCGCGAACTGGAAGTCGAGATCCAGGAGGCGGCCCGCGGCGATGCGCCCGCCTTGCGCTTCCAGCAGGAGCAGGCCGAACTGCAGCGCGATGAACTGCGCGCCGAGCTCGTCCCGCTGCGCGACGAGTTGCGCAACACGACGTTGCGCCGACTCCCGGCGACGGACGACGAACCCGAGCGCTTCATCGCCGATGATCACTTGACGGACGCCGAACGCGAACGCGCCGAGCGCACCGCGTGGCGGATCGAGCGAGTGGACGGCGACGAGGTCTCGCTGAATGGCGGTGGCGCTGTGGTGGGCAACGTACCCCAGGGCCTGCCATCGATCACCGCGCCGGAGATCACCTTCGGGACGATCACCACGCTCCTGACTACGGCCTTCGTGATCGCGCTGGTCGGCTTTACCGAGGCCATTGCGATTGCCAAGGCCATGGCCGCGCGCACCGGCCAGCGTCTCGATCCGAGCAAGGAGCTGATGGGACAGGGCCTGGCCAACATCGCCGGCGGCTTTACCCAGGGCTACCCCGTCAGTGGTTCGTTCTCGCGCTCGGCGGTCAACCTGAATTCGGGTGCCCGCACCGGTCTGGCGTCAGTATTCACGGCCGTGATCATCGGGATCGCACTACTCTTTCTGACGCCGCTGATCTATCACCTGCCGCAGTCGGTGCTGGCGGCGATCATCATGATGGCGGTGGTCGGACTGATTAACTTCAAGGCGATCAAGCACGCCTGGGTGGCCAACAAGCATGACGGGGCGGCCGCGGTGGTCACCTTCATCGCCACCCTGGCGATGGCTCCGAACCTCGACTACGGCATCCTGATGGGCGCCGGTCTGGCGATCGTGCTGTACCTGTACCGCACCATGCAGCCGCGCGTGTGCGAACTGGCCCGCTTTGAGGACGGGACGCTTCGCGAGGCCCAGCGCTACGGCCTGGAGACCAACGAGAAGGTCGGCCTGATGCGCTTCGACGGCTCGCTGTACTTCGCCAACGTCCCCTACTTCGAGGACGCGGTACTCGACCTGATTGCCCGCCACCCGCAGGCCAAGTATCTGATCGTGGTCGGCAAGGGCATCAACGAGATCGACGCCTCCGGCGAGGAAGTGATCCACCAGCTGGTCCACCGCCTGAAGGCGCGTGGCATCACCCTGGTGTTCGCCGGCGTGAAGGCACAGGTCCTGGAGGTCATGCAGCGCACCGGACTCGAGGACATCATCGGCAAGGACAACATCTTCAAGTCCACCGACCATGCGGTGAAGGAGATCTCCGAACGCGTGGGCGAACCGATCAAATGA
- a CDS encoding class I SAM-dependent methyltransferase — translation MARCPLCASLLHPFFSRGVRDPSPGGYQRCRHCSLIVLEREYWPTPNFERDYYQTHENRPDDAGYRRFLGRLLAPLEAHCPPPAQGLDWGCGPHPVLADMLRARGYSMQAFDPVFAPDRPHAGECFDLVTCTEVLEHLHDPIATLAGMAALLRPGGTLAIMTGWPPPAAAFHRWHYRRDPTHVAFYGPDTLRWIAAHLGWEIHLTAPDIALFGTPRP, via the coding sequence ATGGCCCGATGTCCGTTGTGCGCCAGCCTTCTGCACCCGTTCTTCAGCCGCGGGGTGCGTGATCCCTCGCCCGGGGGTTACCAGCGCTGTCGCCATTGTTCCCTGATCGTCCTCGAGCGCGAGTACTGGCCCACACCCAACTTCGAGCGCGACTACTACCAGACGCACGAGAACCGCCCGGATGATGCCGGATATCGGCGCTTCCTGGGCCGCCTGCTTGCGCCGCTGGAGGCGCACTGTCCACCGCCAGCACAGGGCCTTGACTGGGGCTGTGGCCCTCATCCGGTACTGGCGGACATGCTGCGTGCGCGGGGCTATTCCATGCAGGCCTTTGATCCGGTTTTTGCGCCCGACCGCCCGCACGCCGGCGAATGCTTCGATCTCGTCACCTGTACCGAGGTCCTCGAACACCTGCATGACCCGATCGCCACACTTGCGGGGATGGCCGCCCTTCTGCGCCCCGGCGGCACGCTGGCGATCATGACCGGCTGGCCGCCTCCCGCGGCGGCCTTTCATCGTTGGCACTATCGCCGAGACCCCACCCATGTGGCCTTCTACGGGCCCGACACCCTGCGCTGGATCGCCGCGCATCTTGGCTGGGAGATCCACCTGACGGCGCCGGACATTGCGCTTTTCGGAACCCCACGGCCCTAG
- a CDS encoding zinc metallopeptidase yields MRLLILLAPLVLLLAWAPSWWVRQTMKKYSQPEDRYDGTGAELARDLLDRHGLQDVRVESTRDGDHYDAFDRAVRLSEDNHDGRSLTAITVAAHEVGHAVQHAQEYPPLRMRSNLVCLSRYGQQIGAWLMVAIPVITLIARHPAPGILFFLAGILSMGLAALVHFVTLPTEFDASFRRALPMLRRGNYLHPPDYPHAQRILKAAAYTYLAQSLMSLLNIASWFRFLRR; encoded by the coding sequence ATGCGACTGCTGATTCTGCTCGCACCGCTCGTGCTGCTCCTGGCCTGGGCCCCGAGCTGGTGGGTACGCCAGACGATGAAGAAGTACAGCCAGCCGGAGGACCGCTACGACGGGACCGGCGCAGAGCTGGCGCGTGATCTGCTGGATCGCCATGGCCTGCAAGACGTGCGTGTCGAATCCACCCGCGACGGCGACCACTACGACGCCTTTGATCGCGCGGTACGGCTGTCGGAGGACAACCACGATGGCCGCTCGCTCACCGCAATCACCGTGGCCGCGCACGAAGTGGGTCATGCGGTGCAGCATGCTCAGGAATACCCGCCCCTGCGCATGCGCAGCAACCTGGTCTGCCTTTCCCGTTACGGCCAGCAGATCGGGGCCTGGCTGATGGTCGCAATCCCCGTGATCACTCTAATCGCCAGGCATCCGGCGCCGGGCATCCTGTTTTTCCTGGCCGGGATCCTGTCGATGGGGCTCGCCGCGCTGGTGCACTTCGTCACCCTGCCCACCGAATTCGACGCGAGCTTCCGCCGGGCCCTGCCCATGCTCCGCCGGGGCAATTACCTGCACCCGCCGGACTACCCGCATGCCCAGCGCATCCTCAAGGCCGCGGCCTATACTTACCTCGCTCAGTCCCTGATGAGCCTGTTGAACATCGCGTCCTGGTTCCGCTTCCTGCGCCGTTAG
- a CDS encoding mechanosensitive ion channel domain-containing protein, which produces MSPSRFLRLPIFLLLTLFLLSLLMPLGTVQAQEGGDGRDLHDALIEALENEEARERLLETLRAERTGNDESTADEAAVDTDEPMSIPRQIAQVTQSLAEGTVQEIRALNEIATDIGEQMRTIDLVVFGAGVLDLAILIVLTVAGFLILRRLGHPMFAALDRWVIHSPRQYHLLRALPAVLLAALIDFLVVLLAWVGGYGLALFVLGESGEMLMRHSLFLNAFLLIEVTKAALRLIFATRYHGLRLLPMAGDEAAYWNAWLARLVTYIGYGLLLLVPITNNHISSEAGRSLGLLVMLTAFLYAAVIILQNRHRVHDRLILVANRAGFAFTRMTLTFLANAWHWIALIYFLTLAVVSITRPEDALPFMAKATGQTVLAAFIGVFVANVLTQIIGREIRVPDETRVKFPLLEARLNSYIPKALKTMRLVILLIVLAVIADAWGIFNLADWIASDTGMYVLGTAISVALILLGALAIWLVFASWIEHRLSPSTGEGEPGAREKTLLTLFRNAVAVVLAVMTTMIVLAEIGVNIGPLLAGAGVLGLAVGFGAQKLVQDIITGVFIQLEKAINTGDVVTVAGLTGVVEKLTIRSMGLRDLSGTYHLIPFSSVDAVSNYMREFAYHVGEYRVAYREDIDEVIVRLREAFEELKEDPDQGPNILDEIEVHGVTALADSSVNVRIRIKTLPGTQFGLGRAFNRLVKKHFDAAGIEIPFPHQTIYFGQEKDGTAPPAHLRLTQETGEDTEDGRDYSKDRRARPNPKHKGDYDEADD; this is translated from the coding sequence GTGTCCCCCAGCCGCTTTTTGCGTCTCCCCATCTTCCTCCTCCTGACCCTCTTCTTGCTGTCGCTGCTCATGCCCCTGGGGACCGTTCAGGCCCAGGAGGGCGGTGACGGACGCGATCTGCATGACGCGCTGATCGAGGCACTGGAAAACGAAGAGGCACGCGAGCGCCTGCTCGAGACATTGCGTGCCGAACGGACCGGGAACGACGAAAGCACGGCAGACGAGGCGGCCGTCGACACCGACGAGCCGATGTCGATCCCGCGCCAGATCGCCCAGGTCACACAATCGCTCGCAGAAGGCACGGTGCAGGAGATTCGGGCGCTGAACGAGATCGCCACGGACATTGGCGAACAGATGCGCACGATCGATCTAGTGGTGTTTGGCGCCGGCGTGCTGGACCTGGCGATCCTGATTGTGCTGACGGTTGCCGGCTTTCTGATTCTGCGACGCCTGGGCCACCCGATGTTCGCCGCCCTGGATCGCTGGGTGATTCACTCACCGAGGCAGTATCACCTGCTGCGTGCGCTTCCGGCGGTCCTGCTGGCGGCGCTGATCGACTTTCTGGTCGTCCTTCTGGCCTGGGTGGGGGGCTATGGGCTCGCACTCTTTGTCCTCGGGGAATCCGGCGAGATGCTCATGCGGCATTCGTTGTTCCTCAATGCCTTCCTGCTGATCGAAGTGACCAAAGCGGCGTTGCGTCTAATTTTCGCGACGCGCTATCACGGCCTGCGACTGCTGCCGATGGCCGGCGACGAGGCCGCGTACTGGAATGCCTGGCTGGCACGCCTGGTGACCTACATCGGTTACGGCCTGCTTCTGCTGGTACCGATCACCAACAATCACATCTCCAGCGAGGCCGGCCGTTCGCTCGGCCTGCTGGTGATGCTGACCGCCTTCCTCTATGCAGCGGTCATCATCCTGCAGAACCGACACCGGGTGCACGACCGCCTGATCCTGGTCGCTAACCGCGCCGGCTTTGCGTTTACGCGCATGACCCTGACCTTTCTGGCGAATGCCTGGCACTGGATCGCGCTGATCTACTTCCTGACGCTTGCGGTCGTCAGCATTACCCGGCCGGAGGATGCCCTTCCCTTCATGGCGAAGGCCACCGGACAGACCGTACTGGCGGCCTTCATCGGGGTATTCGTCGCCAACGTGCTCACCCAGATCATCGGACGCGAGATTCGCGTCCCGGACGAGACGCGCGTCAAGTTCCCGCTGCTCGAGGCGCGCCTGAACTCCTATATCCCCAAGGCACTCAAGACCATGCGTCTGGTGATCCTGCTGATCGTGCTCGCGGTCATCGCGGATGCCTGGGGCATCTTCAACCTCGCCGACTGGATCGCATCCGACACGGGTATGTATGTCCTCGGCACTGCGATCTCGGTCGCCCTGATCCTGCTCGGCGCACTGGCCATCTGGCTGGTGTTCGCCAGCTGGATCGAACACCGCCTGAGCCCGAGTACCGGCGAAGGCGAGCCGGGCGCGCGCGAGAAGACCCTGCTGACCCTGTTCCGCAACGCGGTCGCTGTGGTGCTGGCGGTGATGACCACCATGATCGTGCTGGCCGAGATTGGCGTGAACATCGGCCCGCTGCTGGCCGGTGCCGGTGTCCTGGGCCTCGCCGTTGGCTTTGGCGCGCAAAAACTGGTGCAGGACATCATCACGGGCGTATTCATCCAGCTTGAAAAGGCCATCAATACCGGGGACGTGGTCACGGTGGCGGGACTGACCGGGGTGGTCGAAAAACTCACCATCCGTTCCATGGGCCTGCGTGACTTGTCCGGCACCTATCACCTGATCCCGTTCTCGTCGGTGGATGCCGTGTCCAACTACATGCGCGAGTTCGCCTACCATGTGGGCGAGTACCGCGTGGCCTATCGCGAGGACATCGACGAGGTCATCGTGCGCCTGCGCGAGGCTTTCGAGGAACTCAAGGAAGATCCGGATCAGGGCCCGAACATCCTCGACGAGATCGAGGTGCACGGCGTCACTGCACTGGCCGACAGCTCGGTCAACGTGCGCATCCGCATCAAGACCCTGCCGGGCACGCAGTTCGGGCTGGGCCGCGCGTTCAACCGCCTGGTGAAAAAGCACTTCGACGCGGCCGGCATCGAGATCCCGTTCCCGCACCAGACGATCTACTTCGGTCAGGAAAAGGACGGGACCGCCCCGCCCGCGCATCTGCGGCTCACGCAGGAAACGGGCGAAGACACCGAGGACGGTCGGGACTACTCGAAAGACCGGCGCGCACGCCCCAATCCGAAACACAAGGGCGATTACGACGAGGCCGACGACTGA
- the mtgA gene encoding monofunctional biosynthetic peptidoglycan transglycosylase, which translates to MARQQRGLIAPLLSALAWLLAGALALVITVALGLIVLFAKVNPPYGMAMVVATDWQTASRLRPEWQRLDDLPRHLMLAVIAAEDQNFPVHRGFDWGSMRQAVDDHMLRGQRLRGASTISQQTAKNLFLWHERSWMRKTLEAGLTAGMETVWPKRRILEVYLNLAEWGPGIYGIEHAAQHYFGVPARELDRHQAARLAAILPSPGAYNPVHPGPRLTQRIAWIERQMNQLGIAWLDPMLLE; encoded by the coding sequence ATGGCCCGTCAACAGCGCGGACTCATCGCACCCCTCCTGAGCGCGCTGGCCTGGCTGCTGGCCGGGGCGCTTGCTCTTGTGATTACCGTCGCACTCGGGCTGATTGTCCTGTTCGCCAAGGTCAACCCGCCTTATGGTATGGCCATGGTGGTCGCCACGGACTGGCAGACCGCCTCGCGCCTGCGCCCGGAATGGCAGCGACTGGATGATCTGCCACGCCACTTGATGCTCGCGGTGATCGCGGCGGAAGACCAGAACTTCCCCGTGCATCGCGGTTTCGACTGGGGATCCATGCGTCAGGCCGTGGATGACCACATGCTGCGGGGACAGCGCCTGCGCGGGGCCAGTACGATCAGTCAGCAAACGGCCAAGAACCTCTTTCTGTGGCACGAAAGATCCTGGATGCGCAAGACACTGGAAGCGGGCCTGACCGCGGGCATGGAGACCGTCTGGCCCAAGCGACGCATCCTCGAGGTGTACCTGAACCTGGCGGAATGGGGCCCCGGCATCTACGGCATCGAGCACGCGGCCCAGCACTACTTTGGCGTCCCGGCGCGCGAGCTGGACCGCCACCAGGCTGCACGCCTGGCCGCGATCCTGCCCAGCCCCGGTGCCTACAACCCGGTGCACCCGGGACCGCGGCTGACCCAGCGCATCGCCTGGATCGAACGCCAGATGAATCAGCTGGGGATCGCCTGGCTGGATCCCATGCTGCTGGAATAG
- a CDS encoding thiol-disulfide oxidoreductase DCC family protein, translating into MGSPRRPVVFFDGGCPLCRREIGHYQRLDHAGHVDWRDIHADASPLEPWGIDWDAAMRRMHAVDATGQIHSGAWAFVVVWRQLPYYRALGAVLARLPPVVRLMDRAYNWIARRRWRARCDHGVCHPNR; encoded by the coding sequence ATGGGTTCCCCGCGGCGTCCAGTGGTCTTTTTTGATGGTGGCTGTCCGCTTTGCCGTCGCGAGATCGGGCACTACCAGCGTCTGGATCACGCGGGTCACGTGGACTGGCGAGATATCCATGCCGACGCCTCGCCACTCGAGCCGTGGGGGATCGACTGGGATGCCGCGATGCGGCGGATGCACGCGGTCGACGCCACGGGGCAGATCCACAGTGGCGCCTGGGCGTTTGTCGTTGTCTGGCGGCAGCTGCCGTATTACCGCGCGCTGGGGGCGGTGCTCGCGCGGCTGCCTCCCGTGGTGCGCCTGATGGATCGGGCCTATAACTGGATTGCCCGTCGACGCTGGCGGGCGCGCTGCGATCACGGGGTCTGTCACCCCAATCGCTAG
- a CDS encoding histidine phosphatase family protein: MKRLLVGVVCVLGWILMAPLWANDLASERALVAQLQEPHRILLMRHAAAPGIGDPAGFELEDCSTQRNLSAAGREQAREIGERLRAAGLDAIRVFAGPWCRNADTARLLGYGEPQILGALGSIFRTNESDRERWMRAWHAHLAAEVARDAGPAVYVTHRANVMGLSGRSLGAGDMLVVQLDADGRARPVTD; this comes from the coding sequence GTGAAGCGGCTGCTGGTTGGTGTGGTCTGTGTACTGGGGTGGATCCTCATGGCCCCGCTGTGGGCGAATGACCTGGCCAGCGAGCGCGCGCTCGTGGCCCAGTTACAGGAGCCCCACCGGATCCTGTTGATGCGGCATGCGGCCGCGCCGGGGATCGGCGACCCCGCGGGCTTCGAACTGGAAGACTGTTCCACCCAGCGCAACCTCTCTGCGGCGGGGCGGGAGCAGGCTCGCGAGATTGGCGAGCGCCTGCGCGCGGCCGGGTTGGACGCAATCCGGGTGTTCGCCGGCCCATGGTGCCGGAATGCGGATACGGCCCGTTTGCTGGGTTATGGCGAGCCGCAGATCCTGGGTGCGTTGGGCTCGATCTTTCGCACTAACGAATCCGATCGGGAGCGTTGGATGCGCGCGTGGCACGCACATCTGGCGGCGGAGGTCGCGCGCGATGCGGGACCGGCGGTATATGTCACGCATCGCGCGAACGTCATGGGGCTGTCGGGGCGCAGTCTCGGTGCGGGCGATATGCTGGTGGTACAGCTCGATGCCGACGGTCGGGCTCGGCCCGTCACCGACTGA